In Sphingomonas panacisoli, one genomic interval encodes:
- a CDS encoding sensor histidine kinase, translated as MSEVAVHGLVDRDGRLIEAGGPLDELNTRAGGALGQPFAVPQVAVLAHLAQRLGVTVSRHVLAADGPDEVELWVRAEPQDQGVKLAISGWRIKAPWTPPVDAARRERDLLLRDADWSWETDATLHLTAIGVEAASQGIDPNGLLGQPLDALMTPRPDAQGTMPMFAVLLAHGPFDDQPATIRATGASVMLSARPRLDTAGKFAGYVGAARAVTATPAPADFDPEALTEAFGERLQRALRQPLGRIIANADSINAQTDGPIRQDYVDYAADIASAGRHLMALVEDLVDLQAIERPDFMAAAEPIDLADIGRRAAGLLSVRASERGVRVDRPQDDDSAPATGEFKRVLQILVNLIGNAVRYSPDGGMVWVRTHRDRHAAVIIVADQGKGIAAEDQERIFEKFERVDPSEPGGSGLGLYIARRLARAMGGDLTVDSAPGEGARFMLSLPAAAA; from the coding sequence ATGAGCGAGGTGGCGGTCCATGGGCTGGTCGATCGCGACGGGCGTCTGATCGAAGCGGGCGGTCCGCTCGACGAACTCAACACGCGTGCCGGGGGCGCGCTCGGTCAGCCGTTCGCGGTGCCGCAAGTCGCGGTGCTGGCGCATCTCGCGCAACGGCTGGGGGTCACCGTGTCGCGCCACGTCCTCGCGGCGGACGGCCCCGACGAAGTCGAATTGTGGGTCCGCGCCGAGCCGCAGGACCAGGGCGTCAAGCTTGCGATCAGCGGCTGGCGGATCAAGGCGCCGTGGACGCCGCCGGTCGACGCGGCGCGGCGCGAGCGCGACCTGTTGCTGCGCGATGCCGATTGGTCGTGGGAGACCGACGCGACGCTCCACCTGACGGCGATCGGTGTCGAGGCGGCGAGCCAGGGGATCGATCCCAATGGCCTGCTCGGCCAGCCGCTCGACGCGCTGATGACGCCGCGGCCCGACGCGCAAGGCACGATGCCGATGTTCGCGGTCCTGCTCGCGCACGGACCGTTCGACGATCAACCCGCGACGATCCGCGCGACCGGCGCTAGCGTCATGCTGTCGGCCAGGCCGCGGCTCGATACGGCGGGCAAGTTCGCCGGCTATGTCGGGGCGGCGCGCGCAGTGACGGCTACGCCGGCGCCGGCCGATTTCGATCCCGAAGCGCTGACCGAGGCGTTCGGTGAGCGCCTGCAACGCGCGCTCCGCCAGCCGCTCGGCCGGATCATCGCCAATGCCGACAGCATCAATGCCCAGACCGACGGGCCGATCCGCCAGGATTATGTCGATTACGCCGCGGATATCGCGAGCGCGGGCCGGCATCTGATGGCGCTGGTCGAGGATCTCGTCGATCTCCAGGCGATCGAGCGGCCCGACTTCATGGCTGCGGCCGAGCCGATCGACCTCGCCGATATCGGCCGCCGCGCCGCAGGCTTGCTGAGCGTCCGCGCGAGCGAGCGCGGCGTGCGCGTCGATCGGCCACAGGACGACGATAGCGCCCCCGCGACCGGCGAATTCAAGCGCGTGCTGCAGATTCTGGTCAATCTGATCGGCAATGCGGTGCGCTATTCGCCCGACGGCGGGATGGTGTGGGTGCGCACGCATCGCGACCGCCACGCCGCGGTGATCATCGTGGCCGACCAGGGCAAGGGCATCGCGGCGGAGGACCAGGAACGCATCTTCGAGAAGTTCGAGCGCGTCGATCCCAGCGAGCCGGGCGGCAGCGGACTGGGTCTGTATATCGCCCGCCGGCTGGCGCGCGCGATGGGCGGCGACCTGACCGTCGATTCGGCACCAGGCGAGGGGGCTCGCTTCATGCTGAGCCTGCCGGCCGCCGCTGCCTGA
- a CDS encoding citrate synthase — MTDNASIKLGNHDYAVMSGTVGPDVIDIRKLYADTGMFTYDPGFTSTASCESALTYIDGDEGVLLHRGYPIGQLAEESSFMEVSYLLLNGELPSAKELHDFTHTITRHTMLHEQLATFYRGFRRDAHPMAVMCGVVGALSAFYHDSTDINDPHQRMIASHRLIAKMPTIAAMAYKYAAGQPFLYPDNSLSYTGNFLRMTFGVPAEPYEVNPVVEKALDRIFILHADHEQNASTSTVRLAGSSGANPFACIAAGIACLWGPAHGGANEAALNMLREIGTPDRIPEFIARAKDKNDPFRLMGFGHRVYKNYDPRATVMQQTVREVFDALKVNDPVFDVALQLEHMALNDPYFIDKKLFPNVDFYSGVILSAIGFPTTMFTALFALARTVGWVAQWNEMISDPAQKIGRPRQLYTGPTQRDYVPLDKR; from the coding sequence ATGACCGACAACGCCTCCATCAAGCTCGGCAATCACGATTATGCGGTGATGTCGGGCACGGTCGGTCCCGACGTGATCGACATCCGCAAGCTCTATGCCGACACCGGCATGTTCACCTACGATCCGGGCTTCACCTCGACCGCATCGTGCGAAAGCGCGCTGACCTACATCGACGGCGACGAAGGCGTGCTGCTCCATCGCGGCTATCCGATCGGCCAGCTGGCGGAAGAATCGAGCTTCATGGAGGTCAGCTACCTGCTGCTCAACGGCGAATTGCCGTCGGCGAAGGAGCTTCACGACTTCACGCACACGATCACGCGCCACACGATGCTGCACGAACAGCTCGCGACCTTCTATCGCGGGTTCCGGCGTGACGCGCACCCGATGGCGGTGATGTGCGGCGTGGTCGGCGCGCTGAGCGCGTTCTACCACGATTCGACCGACATCAACGATCCGCACCAGCGGATGATCGCGTCGCACCGCCTGATCGCGAAGATGCCGACGATCGCTGCGATGGCGTACAAATATGCCGCCGGTCAGCCGTTCCTCTATCCGGACAACTCGCTGAGCTACACCGGCAACTTCCTGCGCATGACGTTCGGCGTGCCGGCCGAGCCGTACGAAGTGAACCCGGTCGTCGAAAAGGCGCTCGACCGCATCTTCATCCTCCACGCCGATCACGAGCAGAACGCGTCGACCTCGACCGTGCGCTTGGCGGGCTCGTCGGGCGCCAACCCTTTCGCGTGCATCGCGGCGGGTATCGCGTGTCTGTGGGGTCCGGCGCATGGCGGCGCGAACGAAGCCGCGCTCAACATGCTGCGCGAAATCGGCACGCCCGATCGCATCCCGGAATTCATCGCCCGCGCCAAGGACAAGAACGATCCGTTCCGCCTGATGGGCTTCGGCCATCGCGTCTACAAGAATTACGATCCCCGTGCGACCGTGATGCAACAGACCGTGCGCGAAGTGTTCGACGCGCTGAAGGTCAACGATCCGGTGTTCGACGTCGCGCTGCAGCTCGAGCATATGGCGCTGAACGACCCGTATTTCATCGACAAGAAGCTGTTCCCGAACGTCGATTTCTATTCGGGCGTGATCCTGTCGGCGATCGGGTTCCCGACCACGATGTTCACCGCGTTGTTCGCGCTCGCGCGCACGGTCGGCTGGGTCGCGCAGTGGAACGAGATGATCAGCGATCCTGCGCAGAAGATCGGCCGCCCGCGCCAGTTGTACACCGGCCCGACCCAGCGCGATTACGTGCCGCTGGACAAACGCTGA
- a CDS encoding ComEC/Rec2 family competence protein, protein MATIAEGAPSTRNLWLQTQAARGRRARGALELWLEAERDQLPLWLPVALGGGIAAWFVLSDPAQWIASMCCLAALALAATAVGRHGRAGRAVAIGAAVAALGIGLAWWRANSVAAPVLTWPAIVTMTARVESVEPLPARELVRLRLAPLSVEDGAKSGEGRPPVALPPRIRVNLAQTDAPTGLGPDVIIKLQARLMPPNEATVPGAYDFRRVAWFDRLGATGKGIAPVTVVTPGTQSNGLRARLAAHIEAQVAGSAGGIAAALAAGDEGAIGEADSDAMRRSGLAHLLSVSGLHITAVVAATIWAVTRLLALWPWLALRTRIPVIAAGVGALAAIGYTLLTGGQVPTARSCIAALLVMAALAMGREAITLRLVAAGAFVVLLLWPEALMGPSFQLSFAAVATIVALHEHPRVKAWFMKRDEAWWRKVGREVGSLLLTGVMVEAALAPIALYHFHKSGLYGAFANIVAIPLTTFVIMPAEALALAFDAVGLGAPFWWVTGKALALLLWIARIAAGAPGSLAMLPAMPGGAYGLMVAGGLVVALLRMRARFIGLAPFAVGAVWALMTPAPDLLVSGDGQHLAVRTPDGRIAMLRDKAGDYARDTMAENAGVDGEALLLSEQPFASCSRDACLATIVSGGRSFRILATRSLYQLPIEQLADACRSADIVVSDRRLPRTCTPTWLKLDAPTLRKTGGVAIALSSGRVVTVRSTDDRHPWMTARSGGSREPGGGNDARGRGSGRNDAATVVP, encoded by the coding sequence ATGGCGACGATCGCCGAGGGGGCTCCTAGCACGCGTAACTTGTGGCTTCAAACGCAGGCCGCAAGGGGTCGGCGTGCGCGCGGCGCACTCGAGCTGTGGCTGGAGGCGGAGCGGGATCAGTTGCCGTTGTGGCTACCGGTCGCATTGGGTGGAGGGATCGCGGCGTGGTTCGTGCTGTCCGACCCGGCGCAGTGGATTGCGTCGATGTGCTGTCTCGCGGCGCTGGCGTTGGCGGCGACAGCGGTGGGGCGGCATGGTCGGGCGGGGAGGGCGGTCGCGATCGGCGCGGCGGTTGCCGCGCTGGGGATCGGGCTGGCGTGGTGGCGCGCGAATTCGGTCGCGGCGCCGGTGCTGACGTGGCCGGCGATCGTGACAATGACCGCGCGGGTCGAGAGTGTCGAGCCATTGCCGGCGCGGGAATTGGTGCGGCTGCGATTGGCGCCCCTGTCGGTGGAGGATGGCGCAAAGAGTGGCGAGGGGCGTCCGCCGGTAGCGTTGCCGCCGAGGATCCGGGTCAACCTTGCCCAAACCGATGCGCCGACGGGGCTCGGGCCTGACGTTATCATCAAGCTGCAAGCCCGTCTCATGCCGCCCAACGAGGCTACGGTACCCGGCGCGTATGATTTCCGCCGCGTCGCCTGGTTCGATCGGCTCGGCGCGACGGGGAAAGGAATCGCACCGGTGACGGTGGTGACGCCCGGGACCCAGTCGAACGGACTACGCGCGCGCCTCGCCGCGCACATCGAAGCGCAGGTCGCCGGCAGCGCGGGTGGGATCGCGGCCGCGCTGGCGGCGGGCGACGAGGGCGCGATCGGCGAGGCGGACTCCGATGCGATGCGTCGTTCGGGGCTCGCGCATCTGCTGTCGGTCAGCGGATTGCACATCACCGCCGTCGTCGCGGCGACGATCTGGGCGGTCACGCGGCTGCTCGCCTTGTGGCCGTGGCTCGCGCTTCGCACGCGTATCCCGGTGATCGCGGCAGGCGTCGGCGCGCTCGCCGCGATCGGCTATACGCTGCTGACCGGTGGACAGGTGCCGACCGCGCGGTCGTGCATTGCGGCCCTCCTGGTAATGGCGGCGCTGGCGATGGGACGCGAGGCGATCACGCTCCGGCTGGTCGCGGCGGGCGCGTTCGTCGTGCTGCTCCTGTGGCCCGAGGCGCTGATGGGCCCGAGCTTCCAGCTGAGCTTTGCCGCCGTCGCCACGATCGTCGCGCTGCACGAGCATCCACGGGTGAAAGCCTGGTTCATGAAGCGCGACGAGGCGTGGTGGCGCAAGGTCGGGCGCGAGGTCGGGTCGCTGTTGCTGACCGGCGTGATGGTCGAGGCCGCGCTGGCGCCGATCGCGCTCTACCATTTCCACAAGAGCGGGCTGTACGGCGCGTTCGCCAATATCGTCGCGATCCCGCTGACCACGTTCGTGATCATGCCGGCCGAGGCCTTAGCGCTGGCGTTCGACGCGGTCGGGCTGGGCGCGCCGTTCTGGTGGGTGACGGGCAAAGCGCTCGCGCTGCTGCTGTGGATCGCGCGCATCGCGGCGGGCGCGCCGGGGTCGCTCGCGATGCTGCCGGCGATGCCGGGCGGCGCGTATGGATTGATGGTCGCGGGCGGTTTGGTCGTCGCGTTGCTGCGAATGCGCGCGCGGTTTATCGGACTGGCACCGTTCGCGGTGGGGGCGGTCTGGGCGCTGATGACGCCCGCGCCGGACCTGCTCGTCTCGGGCGACGGCCAGCATCTAGCGGTGCGCACGCCGGACGGGCGCATCGCGATGCTGCGCGACAAGGCCGGCGACTATGCCCGCGACACGATGGCGGAAAATGCCGGCGTCGACGGCGAGGCGCTGCTGCTGTCCGAACAGCCGTTCGCGTCGTGCAGCCGCGATGCGTGTCTGGCGACGATCGTGTCGGGCGGCCGCTCCTTCCGCATCCTCGCGACGCGCAGCCTCTACCAACTCCCGATCGAGCAACTCGCCGACGCCTGCCGATCGGCCGATATCGTCGTCAGCGATCGCCGCTTGCCGCGCACCTGCACGCCGACTTGGCTCAAGCTCGACGCGCCGACATTGCGCAAGACCGGCGGCGTCGCGATCGCGCTGTCGAGTGGGCGGGTCGTCACCGTCCGCTCGACTGACGACCGCCATCCGTGGATGACGGCGCGGTCAGGAGGTTCGCGCGAGCCCGGCGGTGGGAACGACGCGCGCGGACGCGGTAGCGGTCGCAACGATGCGGCCACTGTCGTCCCGTAA
- a CDS encoding PaaI family thioesterase has product MSSVFDRFPKPPCAETLGWELLAADPATGAVRIAFEARPAFCNPGGNIQGGFVAAMLDDTLGPAVLVKTDGAAYCATIDLSVRFLAPAKPGRLIGDGRIVQLGKTIAFLEGELRDDSGRIVATATASARVVPTAGLARTS; this is encoded by the coding sequence GTGTCGAGCGTCTTCGATCGTTTTCCGAAACCGCCTTGTGCGGAGACGCTAGGCTGGGAGCTGCTGGCGGCCGATCCGGCGACCGGTGCCGTGCGGATCGCGTTCGAGGCTAGGCCCGCTTTCTGCAATCCCGGTGGCAACATCCAGGGCGGTTTCGTCGCGGCGATGCTCGACGACACGCTGGGGCCGGCAGTCTTGGTGAAGACCGATGGCGCTGCTTATTGCGCGACGATCGACCTGTCGGTGCGGTTCCTGGCGCCGGCCAAGCCCGGACGGCTGATCGGCGACGGCCGCATCGTCCAGCTCGGTAAGACGATCGCGTTTCTCGAAGGTGAGTTACGGGACGACAGTGGCCGCATCGTTGCGACCGCTACCGCGTCCGCGCGCGTCGTTCCCACCGCCGGGCTCGCGCGAACCTCCTGA
- the lexA gene encoding transcriptional repressor LexA: MLTKKQHELICFINDRLADTGVSPSFEEMKEALDLKSKSGVHRLISALEERQFLRRLPNRARALEVLKMPERAEAKRPAATTATLPKGNNYRPMPEPANDVIEIPLHGRIAAGVPIEAFEGSSMLAVPAALLGNGEHYALEVSGDSMVEAGILDGDYALIRRTETARDGEIVVALIEDSEATLKYFRREGAMVRLDPANRAYDPQRYAPAQVRVQGRLAGLLRRYD; this comes from the coding sequence ATGCTCACGAAGAAGCAGCACGAACTCATCTGCTTCATCAACGACCGGCTTGCCGATACCGGGGTGTCGCCGTCGTTCGAGGAAATGAAGGAAGCGCTCGACCTCAAGTCGAAATCGGGCGTGCATCGCCTGATCTCCGCATTGGAGGAGCGACAGTTCCTGCGTCGCCTGCCCAACCGCGCGCGCGCGCTCGAAGTGCTCAAGATGCCCGAGCGTGCCGAGGCCAAGCGGCCCGCTGCGACCACGGCGACGCTGCCGAAGGGTAACAATTACCGTCCGATGCCCGAACCGGCCAACGACGTGATCGAAATCCCGCTGCACGGCCGCATCGCCGCCGGTGTCCCGATCGAAGCATTCGAAGGATCGTCGATGCTTGCGGTCCCCGCGGCCTTGCTCGGCAATGGCGAACATTACGCGCTCGAAGTGTCGGGCGATTCGATGGTCGAGGCCGGTATTCTCGACGGCGACTATGCGTTGATCCGCCGCACCGAGACCGCGCGCGACGGCGAGATCGTCGTAGCGCTGATCGAGGATAGCGAAGCGACGCTCAAATATTTCCGCCGCGAGGGCGCGATGGTCCGGCTCGACCCGGCCAACCGGGCATACGATCCGCAGCGTTACGCTCCGGCGCAAGTCCGCGTGCAGGGACGCCTGGCGGGGTTGCTGCGGCGCTACGACTAA
- the glp gene encoding gephyrin-like molybdotransferase Glp produces the protein MSSLLPVADAQVRLFAMAPRVAAETVPLPQAAGRWLAEPVVARRSQPAADLSSMDGYAIRFADLPGPWRVAGESAAGRPFFGPVGPGEAARVFTGATMPAGTDSVLVQEEASRNGDTLILAGQGPPRLGMSVRRQGLDFTAGDTLIAAGERLTPARIALAATGGHGELVVNRRLRVAILATGDELIAPGAMSDDPLALPEGNSTMLAAMLADLPVDVTLLGIVPDELDALKTAFSRAKADIIVTTGGASVGDHDLVRPALEAVGGVIDFWRIAIRPGKPMLAGALGDAVVLGLPGNPVSAFVTATLFLRPLIAAMAGTADPLPKTITATLAEPLPANDHRQDYLRATTCDGRVAMAPIQDSSMLATLARADCLIVRSPHAPPAQIGDDVEIVTLA, from the coding sequence ATGAGTTCGCTCCTCCCCGTCGCCGACGCGCAGGTACGGCTGTTCGCAATGGCGCCGCGCGTTGCGGCGGAGACGGTGCCGCTCCCGCAAGCGGCCGGACGATGGCTGGCCGAGCCCGTCGTTGCACGCCGCTCCCAACCCGCAGCCGACTTGTCGTCGATGGACGGTTACGCGATCCGCTTCGCCGACCTGCCCGGGCCCTGGCGCGTGGCCGGCGAGAGCGCGGCGGGGCGGCCGTTTTTCGGGCCGGTCGGTCCAGGCGAAGCGGCGCGCGTGTTCACCGGCGCGACGATGCCTGCGGGAACGGACAGCGTGCTTGTGCAGGAGGAGGCTTCGCGCAACGGCGACACATTGATACTCGCCGGCCAAGGCCCACCACGGCTCGGCATGAGCGTCCGGCGCCAGGGTCTAGATTTCACCGCGGGCGATACGCTGATCGCCGCCGGCGAACGGCTGACCCCGGCGCGGATCGCGCTGGCGGCGACAGGTGGCCATGGCGAGCTCGTCGTCAACCGGCGGTTGCGCGTGGCGATCCTGGCGACCGGCGACGAGTTGATCGCGCCGGGCGCGATGTCGGACGATCCGCTTGCCCTGCCCGAAGGCAACAGCACGATGCTCGCGGCGATGCTCGCCGATCTGCCCGTCGATGTGACGCTGCTCGGCATCGTCCCTGACGAGCTCGACGCGCTCAAGACTGCCTTCTCCCGCGCGAAGGCCGACATCATCGTGACCACCGGCGGCGCATCGGTCGGGGATCACGACCTCGTCCGGCCCGCCCTCGAAGCCGTCGGCGGCGTCATCGATTTCTGGCGGATCGCGATCCGGCCGGGCAAGCCGATGCTCGCGGGAGCGCTCGGCGACGCGGTCGTGCTCGGCTTGCCGGGCAATCCGGTATCGGCGTTCGTCACCGCGACCCTGTTCCTCCGCCCGTTGATCGCGGCGATGGCGGGTACGGCCGATCCGCTACCCAAAACGATCACCGCGACGCTCGCCGAGCCCCTGCCGGCCAACGATCACCGTCAGGATTATCTCCGTGCCACGACATGCGACGGACGCGTCGCCATGGCGCCGATCCAGGACAGTTCGATGCTTGCCACCCTCGCCCGCGCCGACTGCCTGATCGTCCGTTCGCCGCATGCGCCGCCCGCGCAAATCGGCGACGACGTGGAGATCGTTACGCTCGCTTGA
- a CDS encoding cupin domain-containing protein yields MDIKRSGSQPSAPGPADYFTGTVRLDAPFKTEAPARVGGATVTFEPGARTAWHTHPLGQTLIVTAGLGWAQREGGAREEIRPGDIIWFAPGEKHWHGATASTAMTHIAIAEALDGKVVDWLEKVTDEQYGG; encoded by the coding sequence GTGGATATCAAGCGCAGCGGATCGCAGCCATCGGCCCCGGGGCCGGCCGACTATTTCACCGGCACGGTCCGGCTCGATGCGCCGTTCAAGACCGAAGCTCCTGCGCGGGTTGGCGGTGCGACGGTGACATTCGAACCAGGAGCACGGACGGCGTGGCATACGCATCCATTGGGCCAAACGCTGATCGTGACGGCCGGGCTGGGTTGGGCGCAGCGCGAAGGGGGAGCGCGCGAGGAAATCCGGCCGGGCGACATCATCTGGTTCGCGCCCGGCGAAAAGCATTGGCACGGCGCAACCGCCTCCACGGCGATGACGCATATCGCGATCGCCGAGGCGCTCGACGGCAAGGTCGTGGATTGGCTGGAAAAGGTGACCGACGAACAATATGGCGGGTAG
- the moaC gene encoding cyclic pyranopterin monophosphate synthase MoaC, whose protein sequence is MADLTHLDEAGAARMVDVSAKPDTPRRAVAEGRIAMSAEATAAIRDGAVAKGDVLAVARVAGIMAAKRTGDLIPLCHPLPITSVAVDLITDDIGVTATATVTTTGKTGVEMEAMTAVSVALLTIYDMAKAIDKGMTIGDVRLLEKSGGKSGYWTAP, encoded by the coding sequence GTGGCTGACCTCACCCATCTCGACGAAGCAGGCGCCGCGCGAATGGTCGATGTCTCCGCCAAGCCCGACACGCCGCGGCGCGCGGTGGCCGAGGGCCGCATTGCGATGTCGGCCGAAGCTACTGCCGCGATCCGCGACGGCGCGGTGGCGAAGGGCGACGTGCTCGCCGTCGCGCGCGTCGCCGGGATCATGGCGGCGAAGCGCACAGGCGACCTGATACCGCTCTGTCATCCCCTGCCGATCACCAGCGTCGCCGTGGACCTCATCACGGACGACATCGGCGTCACCGCCACCGCAACCGTCACCACGACGGGCAAGACCGGCGTCGAGATGGAGGCGATGACCGCCGTGTCGGTTGCGCTGCTGACGATCTACGACATGGCCAAGGCGATCGACAAAGGCATGACGATCGGCGACGTGCGGCTGCTGGAGAAAAGCGGCGGCAAATCGGGGTACTGGACCGCGCCCTAG
- the trpC gene encoding indole-3-glycerol phosphate synthase TrpC, translating to MTDILQRIIETKRAEVAAKKATTSLASLEAMIARRDSPRGFKAALDKKAKTGPALIAEIKKASPSKGVIREDFDPPAHARAYQRGGATCLSVLTDEQYFQGDDSYLALVHDTVPLPIIRKDFMIDPWQVHESRALGADAILIIVAALDDMRMADIEAAAIDCKLDVLVEVHDEREMERALKLKSRLIGVNNRDLRDFSVSFDRTYELVGKAPAECTFVAESGLTGRADLDAMREKGIDCFLVGEALMRADDVEAATRALLGG from the coding sequence ATGACCGACATCCTGCAACGCATCATCGAGACCAAGCGCGCCGAAGTCGCCGCCAAGAAGGCTACCACGTCGCTCGCCAGCCTGGAGGCGATGATCGCGCGTCGCGACAGCCCGCGCGGGTTCAAGGCGGCGCTCGACAAGAAGGCGAAGACCGGCCCCGCTCTGATCGCCGAGATCAAGAAGGCGAGCCCGTCCAAGGGCGTGATTCGCGAGGATTTCGATCCGCCCGCACATGCCCGGGCCTATCAACGCGGCGGTGCGACGTGCCTCTCGGTCCTGACCGACGAACAGTATTTCCAGGGCGACGATTCCTATCTCGCGCTCGTCCATGACACCGTGCCGCTACCGATCATCCGCAAGGACTTCATGATCGACCCCTGGCAGGTCCACGAAAGCCGCGCGCTCGGCGCCGATGCGATCCTGATCATCGTCGCCGCGCTCGACGACATGCGGATGGCGGACATCGAAGCCGCGGCGATCGACTGCAAGCTCGACGTGCTGGTCGAGGTGCACGACGAACGTGAAATGGAGCGCGCGTTGAAGCTCAAATCGCGGCTGATCGGCGTCAACAACCGCGACCTGCGCGATTTCTCGGTAAGTTTCGACCGCACCTACGAACTCGTCGGCAAAGCCCCCGCGGAATGCACGTTCGTGGCGGAGAGCGGGCTTACCGGCCGCGCCGATCTGGATGCGATGCGCGAGAAGGGGATCGACTGCTTCCTGGTCGGCGAAGCGCTGATGCGCGCCGACGACGTGGAAGCGGCGACGCGGGCATTGCTCGGTGGCTGA
- the trpD gene encoding anthranilate phosphoribosyltransferase — MSSFAPLPDPSTPLSRESAALAFADILDARTSEDAIADFLIALSDRGETSIEIAEAARALRDRLIPIDAPAGAIDVCGTGGDGHHTLNVSTAVSLVVAASGVPVAKHGNRAASSKAGAADTLEALGLNMERAGSMAQATLADLGICFLFAANHHPAMKRITPIRRRIGKRTIFNLMGPLASPAHVTRQLIGIARPDYAQTYAEALGSLGTEAGLIVSGEEGLDEVSGAGPTIAISVGQLSMPVRIAPEDAGLPRHPIAAIHGGDPAYNAAALRRLLQGEHGAYRDAVLINAAAALMVAGHADSLTEGAEEAAETIDKGLANTLLDCWIAYT; from the coding sequence ATGAGCAGTTTCGCTCCGCTGCCCGATCCCTCGACGCCGCTATCGCGCGAGTCCGCGGCGTTGGCGTTCGCCGACATTCTCGACGCCAGGACCAGCGAGGACGCGATCGCCGACTTCCTCATCGCGCTCAGCGACCGCGGCGAGACCAGCATCGAGATCGCGGAGGCCGCCCGCGCGCTGCGCGATCGCCTGATCCCGATCGACGCCCCCGCCGGCGCGATCGACGTGTGCGGCACCGGCGGCGACGGGCATCACACGCTCAACGTCTCGACCGCCGTGTCGCTCGTGGTTGCCGCCAGCGGCGTCCCCGTCGCCAAGCACGGCAACCGCGCCGCGTCGAGCAAGGCGGGCGCCGCCGACACGCTCGAAGCGCTGGGGCTCAACATGGAACGCGCCGGGTCGATGGCGCAGGCGACGCTCGCCGACCTCGGCATCTGTTTCCTGTTCGCCGCCAACCACCACCCGGCGATGAAGCGCATCACCCCGATCCGCCGACGCATCGGCAAGCGCACGATCTTCAACTTGATGGGTCCGCTTGCGAGCCCAGCGCATGTCACCCGCCAGTTGATCGGCATTGCGCGGCCCGACTACGCGCAAACCTATGCCGAGGCTTTAGGGTCCTTGGGCACCGAAGCCGGGCTCATCGTGTCGGGCGAGGAAGGCCTGGACGAGGTGTCCGGCGCCGGCCCGACGATCGCGATCAGCGTCGGCCAGCTTTCAATGCCCGTGCGTATTGCTCCCGAGGATGCCGGTCTGCCCCGCCACCCGATCGCCGCGATCCATGGTGGCGATCCCGCCTACAACGCCGCCGCACTCCGCCGACTGTTGCAAGGCGAGCATGGCGCGTATCGCGACGCCGTCCTGATCAACGCCGCTGCCGCGCTGATGGTGGCGGGTCACGCCGACAGCCTGACGGAGGGCGCCGAGGAAGCCGCCGAGACGATCGACAAGGGCCTTGCCAACACGCTGCTCGATTGCTGGATCGCCTACACATGA
- a CDS encoding anthranilate synthase component II, which yields MILVIDNYDSFTWNLVHYLMELGQEVRVERNDALTAGDALASNAEAFLISPGPCTPNEAGISLDLVAACADAGKPLLGVCLGHQSIGQHFGGRVVRGGLMHGKTSAITHDGTGLFADIPSPFRATRYHSLVVDDIPGELLVNAAADDGFVMGFRHRDLPIHGVQFHPESIATEHGHAMLANFLTIAGLTPKALA from the coding sequence ATGATCCTGGTTATCGACAATTACGACAGTTTCACCTGGAACCTGGTCCATTATCTGATGGAGCTGGGTCAGGAGGTGCGGGTCGAGCGCAACGACGCGCTGACCGCGGGCGACGCGCTGGCGAGCAATGCCGAAGCGTTCCTGATCTCGCCAGGACCGTGCACCCCCAATGAGGCGGGGATCAGCCTCGATCTGGTCGCGGCCTGCGCGGACGCGGGCAAGCCGTTGCTAGGCGTGTGCCTGGGCCACCAATCGATCGGCCAGCATTTCGGCGGACGCGTCGTGCGCGGCGGGCTGATGCACGGCAAGACCTCGGCGATCACGCATGACGGCACCGGCCTGTTCGCGGATATCCCGTCACCGTTCCGCGCGACGCGCTATCACTCGCTGGTGGTCGACGACATTCCGGGCGAATTGCTCGTCAACGCGGCCGCCGACGATGGTTTCGTCATGGGTTTCCGCCACCGCGACTTGCCGATCCACGGCGTGCAGTTCCATCCGGAAAGCATCGCGACCGAACATGGCCACGCGATGCTGGCGAACTTCCTGACAATCGCCGGTCTGACGCCCAAGGCGCTGGCATGA